A DNA window from Maribellus comscasis contains the following coding sequences:
- a CDS encoding polyphosphate polymerase domain-containing protein, producing MIAYPEIIKEKYSTNGELEVLNEFKSISLSEMNDVKLLNRFDSKYWFERKHLPVILDAIKNDYYVLDINGTKIQSYNTIYFDTPDNHFYIMHHNGKSNRLKIRRRKYIMSGISFLEIKQKSNKGKTCKIRMPINDFNSEFSESEKKFININTPLNSDELDVKFGNLFKRITLVNKNFNERCTIDINIRFHSIGTKYRNVHNLVIIELKQGSRNLKSKIAETLKQNKIYQNSFSKYCMGRALNETGLKRNRFKPDILKIEKQFKAG from the coding sequence ATGATAGCTTATCCTGAAATAATAAAAGAGAAATACAGCACCAACGGCGAACTGGAAGTATTAAACGAATTTAAGAGTATCTCACTCAGCGAAATGAACGATGTAAAACTTCTAAATCGCTTTGATTCAAAATACTGGTTCGAGAGAAAGCATCTGCCGGTAATACTGGATGCAATAAAAAACGACTATTATGTTCTGGATATCAATGGGACAAAAATTCAATCGTATAACACCATCTATTTTGATACGCCTGATAACCATTTTTATATCATGCACCACAATGGAAAATCGAACCGACTGAAAATACGAAGACGAAAATATATCATGTCAGGCATTTCGTTTTTGGAAATAAAACAAAAAAGCAACAAAGGGAAAACCTGTAAAATCAGGATGCCGATAAATGATTTTAATTCTGAATTTTCTGAATCGGAAAAAAAATTTATAAATATAAATACTCCTTTAAATTCTGATGAGCTGGATGTAAAATTTGGCAACTTGTTTAAACGTATTACATTGGTTAACAAGAATTTTAACGAACGATGTACCATTGATATCAACATCAGGTTTCATTCCATAGGTACCAAATACCGAAATGTACATAACCTTGTAATAATTGAATTAAAACAAGGTAGCAGAAATCTCAAGTCAAAAATTGCGGAAACACTAAAACAGAACAAAATTTACCAAAATAGTTTTAGCAAATATTGTATGGGAAGAGCTTTAAACGAAACGGGATTAAAACGTAACCGGTTTAAACCCGATATTCTTAAAATTGAGAAACAATTTAAAGCCGGGTAA